The genomic stretch TCGAGGCGCTTATCGCGGATAAGCGCCTGCGAAAGCTTGGCCACGCCCTGCGCGACATTGATGAAGTCGAATACGACCCGTCGCTCCGCCCCCATAATGAGATCGAGATTCCGCAGGCCGACGTCGAAATCGACGACGACGACCTTTTCTCCCATTTGCGCGAGCGCCGCACCGAGCGCCGCGGTGGTAGTCGTCTTACCGACCCCGCCCTTGCCAGACGTCACGACCAAGACTTTGGCCATCGCTATCTCCTTCAGTCGAATTAATTCAGCGGTGTGATCTTCATGATGTCGCCCTCGAGCCAGGCCTGAGCCGGTCGGTTGCGCAAGGCGGAGTCGATTTGTTCAGCGGTCCGGTAGTAGCCGTCGATGGCCAGCAGTTCGGCTTCGATCTTCTGGCAGAATATCCGCGCGGACGAATTGCCGCTGAAACCAGCCATCGCGCGGCCGCGAAGCGCGCCGTAAACGTGAATGGATCCTCCGGCGACGATCTCCGCGCCCGAACCGACCGAACCCAGCACGGTCACATCGCCTTCGCAAAAGATCGACTGGCCGGAGCGCACCGGGCTTTCGAGCAGGAGCGACGCCGGCTTCGGCTTGGCTTCGCGCTTTTTCGGTTCGTTCGAGGCGATCATGCAGTTGCGCCCTCCGGTCAGCAGCGGCGGCATGCTGGTGGTGAGGCGGGCTTCATCCACGCCCTCGATGCCGAGGACGCGGATATTGCGTTGCTCGAGGCTGGTGACGAGGTGAGCGATGGCCGATTGGCTGAGGTCCACGGCGGACAGGTCGAGCACCACCGGCTTGCCGACGAAAAAGCCGGGCGAGCGGCCGAGCGTGACGTCTATTTCCTCCAGCCAGCCGGCGATCGGAACCACCGGACAGAATGTAAACGCAACGAATGAGCGGCCCCTCATCCGGATTGGCTGACGTGTGGCCTTCGCAATCGCGTCCATCGTGCTCGACTCGCCATTCTTAGTGAATGGTTAAAGATCGGCGTCCTTGGTTAACGGCTGGTTAACGGCGCGGCTTTTCGGCGGCGGAGATCCGGGATTTCCTCAGGCACCCGCATATCGCTGTGCTCATGCGGCCCGTACGGCGGATCAGCGTAATCCGCCGTTCGATCGAAGACAAAATGTCGGATTACGCCTTCCGCCTTCGCGCTCCGAGCTACGGCGGACGCTACGTTAGGCGTTTAGCCGCAGCAACTGCCTTGTCTCTGCTACGGTAGCGGGTCGGCGCCCGTACGAACCGGCCATTTCGACGATGCGCTCAACAAGTGCCGCGTTGGACGGCGCAAGGGTGTCGCGGTCGAGGCGCACATTGTCTTCAAGACCAGTGCGACAGTGGCCACCAAGCTCAAGCGACCAGCGATTGAGCGTGATCTGGTCGCGACCAATACCGGCGCCTGTCCAGGTCGCGTCCGGGGCGAGGCGCTTTAGCGTCGCAGTGTAGAATTCGAATACTTCGCGGTCGACCGGCATGGCATTCTTCACGCCCATCACAAACTGAACGTGCAACGGACCTGTTATTTTGCCGGCTTTTTGCATCTCGACGGCTTTGAAGATCATCGACAGATCGAAGGCCTCGATCTCGGGCTTCACGCCATATGTGCGCATCTCGGATGCGAGCCATTCCACCAGGTCCGGGCTATTCTCGTAGACGCGTGTCGGGAAGTTGCACGAGCCGGTGGAAAGCGAGCACATGTCAGGCTTGAGCGGGATCATGCCACCACGCTCGCGCCCGGCGCCGGAGCGGCCGCCCGTCGAAAGCTGGATAACCATGCCGGGGCAATGCTTGCGCAGGCCCTCTACCAGCTTCCCAAAGCGCTCTGGGTCGGATGTGGGTGAACCATCGTCCTTGCGCACATGCGCGTGGACCAGGGTGGCGCCGGCCTCGAAAGCCGCCTGGGTCGACTCGATCTGCTCGCTGACGGTTATGGGCACGGCCGGGTTGTCGGACTTCTGCGGAAGTGAACCGGTGATGGCGACCGTAATGATGCAAGGTGTGGTCATTGTCGTCTCTTCATGATCCTGGCTCGGCAGCGTGGGCTGCACCAGCTCAAACTGTATCTTGCTGTTCTAGCCCAGGAGACCGGCAGTAGCGATAGCGGCCAAGCCGCAAGACGCTGCGCCTTGCGGTCGATCACTTCGATGGATGCGCCCTTTAGCCATTGAGCGCCTTTAACATGGAGCGATTCGACCTCCGGTCCCGTCACGCCCGGCATGTCGGGGCTGACCGAATAACCGATCGCTATCTGCAGGTAGGCAAGGTGGCGATATCCCTCGGGGAAGCTCATCAATCGCAACCGATTGCTCTGGCCTGGGACGATGGGAACATGAACATGGCGGCCGCGAAGCATGTTGAAGAATGGGCGCAGTGTTAAGTGCACGGTCCCCCTAACTCTGTGGCCGTAACTCAGTGGCTCAGTGACGGCAATGGAAACGGAAATCACGCCGTTCGTTTTTGTCCGATCGCCTCGAACTGCGCCTTCTGCTCGTCGCTCAGCGTCGCATAGAAATTTTCGAGCGCGACGCTCACCAGATAGACCGCTCGCTGCAGAGCCTCGAGCCGCCCCTGCATTGCGTCGAGACGCGCGGGCGGTGTGGTGGCGTCGTCCGGCTGGCAGCCGGCGTTCAGGATGTCGACCGCCCTGGCGTTGGCGTCCTGCAGCGCTTTGAGCGCGGCGCGTTGCGTATCGTTCGGGTGCAGCCTGGCCTCGATCTCGTCCGCCGGCCATTGCAACGCGGCCGGCTGCGCCACGCCGCAAGCCTGGGCAGGCGCTTCCGTGGCCCCGTTCGCGGCGGAGATCTTGCGCCGGTCTTCGGCGAGGGCATTGAGCCGTGCTTCCTGCTCGTCTTCCAGCAGGTCATAGAATTTCCCCAGCGGCTGCTGCACGGCTGACGCCGCCATGATCATCGCCCCGATGCGCTGCTGCATGACGGCCAATCGGCCCGGCGCCGTCAACGCCGTCTGGGTCGGACACGACGCCTGAATCATCTGGGCGGCCGGGATCAATGCGTTGGCAAGACCGTCCAGGGCGGCGCGCAGCACCTCGTTCGGCTGGATCGCCTGCTGCATCTGATCGATGGCGAGGCCGGCAACGTCGTTTCTGTCATCGCCGCAGAGCTGCTGCAGCAAGGGGACCCTGCGATATCTCGAGCTGAGATGTCTTGAGTTGAGCTGTCCTGGGCCGTGCGGGCTCCGTCCCGCATAGGCGGCGAGATCATCATGGCCGTAAGGCGCAAAGATCGCGGCATAGATGTCCGGATAACCGTAGTCCCAGAAGCCGGTGCCGTCGCCCCAGACGGCGTAGTCGTAGATATCGTAGATGGCGAATGGCCAAAACAGCGGCCCGACCCAGCCATATCCGCCGTCGCCGTGTCGCCACCACCCGTTCGCGTCGCGGCCGCCATGCCAGCCGGCCAGCGCTGCAGCCGCGACGATCTGCCGGCGCGCCGCCGGGCTGCCAAGCCCGGAATCCATGGCAATGCGGACGTCTTGCGGCCTGAGGGAGGCCGTGCGGATCTGGCCGTGACGGGCAAAGGCACGACGGTGATGTAACCCACCCAGCGACAATACG from Bradyrhizobium sp. Ash2021 encodes the following:
- the minC gene encoding septum site-determining protein MinC, whose amino-acid sequence is MDAIAKATRQPIRMRGRSFVAFTFCPVVPIAGWLEEIDVTLGRSPGFFVGKPVVLDLSAVDLSQSAIAHLVTSLEQRNIRVLGIEGVDEARLTTSMPPLLTGGRNCMIASNEPKKREAKPKPASLLLESPVRSGQSIFCEGDVTVLGSVGSGAEIVAGGSIHVYGALRGRAMAGFSGNSSARIFCQKIEAELLAIDGYYRTAEQIDSALRNRPAQAWLEGDIMKITPLN
- a CDS encoding 3-keto-5-aminohexanoate cleavage protein, yielding MTTPCIITVAITGSLPQKSDNPAVPITVSEQIESTQAAFEAGATLVHAHVRKDDGSPTSDPERFGKLVEGLRKHCPGMVIQLSTGGRSGAGRERGGMIPLKPDMCSLSTGSCNFPTRVYENSPDLVEWLASEMRTYGVKPEIEAFDLSMIFKAVEMQKAGKITGPLHVQFVMGVKNAMPVDREVFEFYTATLKRLAPDATWTGAGIGRDQITLNRWSLELGGHCRTGLEDNVRLDRDTLAPSNAALVERIVEMAGSYGRRPATVAETRQLLRLNA
- a CDS encoding Spy/CpxP family protein refolding chaperone, which translates into the protein MSRFRIGIAVVVLATLLSSAAPAGVRLGISPLGVARFAVGRVLSLGGLHHRRAFARHGQIRTASLRPQDVRIAMDSGLGSPAARRQIVAAAALAGWHGGRDANGWWRHGDGGYGWVGPLFWPFAIYDIYDYAVWGDGTGFWDYGYPDIYAAIFAPYGHDDLAAYAGRSPHGPGQLNSRHLSSRYRRVPLLQQLCGDDRNDVAGLAIDQMQQAIQPNEVLRAALDGLANALIPAAQMIQASCPTQTALTAPGRLAVMQQRIGAMIMAASAVQQPLGKFYDLLEDEQEARLNALAEDRRKISAANGATEAPAQACGVAQPAALQWPADEIEARLHPNDTQRAALKALQDANARAVDILNAGCQPDDATTPPARLDAMQGRLEALQRAVYLVSVALENFYATLSDEQKAQFEAIGQKRTA